A window of Selenomonadales bacterium genomic DNA:
GCTTGGTGAAGGCGATATACTGGACGGTACGGCCCAGCTGACGGAAGGCAAGACGAAGCCGCCTGCCTACTTTACGGAAGCGACGCTTCTGTCGGCGATGGAGCATCCTGCCAAATATATGTCCGAAGAAAGCGCGGAGCTTAAGAAGCTCATCGGTGTAACGGGCGGCATTGGTACGGTCGCAACAAGGGCAGATATCATTGAAAAGCTGTTTGCATCATTTCTTATCGAGAAAAAAGGAAACGAGATATATGTCACGAGCAAAGGCAAACAGCTGTTGGAACTTGTGCCAAGTGAACTCAAGTCGCCTGCTTTGACAGCGAAATGGGAGCAAACGTTCGAAGAGATCATCCGCGGCGGCAAGAAGGTGCAAGCATCGTTCCTTGCTGATATCCGCGATTATACAAAGCATATCACGCAGTCTATCAAAGACAGTCAGTCGCGATTCCGTCATGACAATGTTACGCGGACGAAATGCCCTGAATGTGGGAAGTTCCTCTTATCGGTAAACGGTAAGAAGTCGAAGATGCTCGTCTGTCCCGACCGTGAGTGCGGATACCGCAAGACACTTTCGCAAACGACGAACGCGCGTTGTCCCGAGTGCCATAAGAAGATGGAACTCAGGGGACAAGGTGATGCGAAAGCGTTCTGGTGTGCGTGCGGATATAAAGAAAAACTGTCATCGCATACGAAACGGAAAAGTCAGAAGGCTGACAAGGTGTCGAAACGCGAGGTTACGAGATACTTGAAACAGCAAGATGATTCTTCGTTTGGTAACGATGCATTCAAGCTGGCGTTCGCCAATCTGTTATCTGATGATAAAGGAGAAGTGTGATGAAAAAAAGATTACTGCTTGTCATTGCGCTCGTCTGGGCGATGATGATATCTGTTGCGAGCTGTGCGCCTGCGCCGCTATCGGAGGCTGATTTTACGCTGGGCGGTATCAATGCCGTCACGGACGATCTGGAAACGGCGCTCAAAAACGGCGGTAAGCTGCGCGTTGAGTATGAGAGAGTTTCGTATGTACCGCCTACGCACGTATGGGTGTTCAAGGATATCAAGATGTATACGAATATGGAAACGAAAGAGATATTGCTCTTGACGACGGAGGAAGAATCGGTCGAAACGGCGCGAGGTGTTCGCGTTGGTTCGACGAAGCATAAGGTCATCAAGGAATACGGACAGCCGCAAAAAGCGAACAAAAACGGTATGATCTGCTTCATCTATCAGATGGATGGCAAACGTATCATTTTTGATGTGACGGCAGGATATGTGGAAGCGATCATGATCAACTGCATGCCGTCTGCGACGATGACATTGGAAGGAGAATGATGATATGCTTTCTTATGTGTTGCTCGTTGTCGGATGTTTGATATCGGCCGCAGGGCTCAATCTTTTCCTCGTACAGCATCAGCTCTTATCGGGTGGTGTCGGCGGTCTGGCGCTTATCGCATATTACTTGTTTTCACTTCCTGTCGGTATGCTCATCTTGGTGATGAACCTGCCGCTTTTGTATTTGGCATATCGCTTCCTGGGGAAACGGTATCTGGTCGCGTCTATCTTTGGTACGGTGCTCTATTCTGTGCTCGTCGATGCGACACAATTTTTAAACTCATATACGGTCGTTGACGACACGATGCTCGCCGCTATCTACGGTGGTGTCATCTGCGGTATCGGATTCGGTATCGTATTTCGTGCAGGCTTCAACACGGGTGGGTTCGATATCATCTCAGCCATCGTGAAGCAGTATTACGGCATCAATATGGGCACATTCAATTTCATGGTCAACAGTATCATCGTACTCCTCTCGGCGGTGCTGTTCGGTATCAAACCTGCGATGTTTACGCTGATCGCGATGTTTATCACGGCGCAACTGACGAACCGTGTTGTGACAGGTTTTAACCATAAGAAAACGATC
This region includes:
- a CDS encoding YitT family protein yields the protein MLSYVLLVVGCLISAAGLNLFLVQHQLLSGGVGGLALIAYYLFSLPVGMLILVMNLPLLYLAYRFLGKRYLVASIFGTVLYSVLVDATQFLNSYTVVDDTMLAAIYGGVICGIGFGIVFRAGFNTGGFDIISAIVKQYYGINMGTFNFMVNSIIVLLSAVLFGIKPAMFTLIAMFITAQLTNRVVTGFNHKKTIMIVSESAREIADEIIEELGRGVTFLHGEGAFTGQPRRVIFVVVNLTQIARIKMLTAKVDPYAFMIVQDASEVMGRGFTLPKSPPAVQRTEESAEK